The following are encoded together in the Humulus lupulus chromosome 5, drHumLupu1.1, whole genome shotgun sequence genome:
- the LOC133834655 gene encoding pentatricopeptide repeat-containing protein At4g21190: MLALRCFPPVIRGLESVKISWSTITSTSTSSRSSVVVCGAKGPRPRYARVWKTNKRIGTISKSAKLVKSIKEVSNVKEEVYGALDSFIAWELEFPLITVKKAIKTLEDQKEWKRIIQMTKWMLSKGQGRTMGTYFRLLNALAEDGRLEEAEELWEKLFSENLESTPRMFFNKMLAIYYHRGLHDKMFEIFADMEELGIRPNVAIVSMMGKVFQQLGMLDKYEKLNRKYPPPKWQYRYIRGRRIRVQAKDFHKYDDYADQGLSDDENVVHGEINESSADEHGVVLESEDVNDDSSDMLEEAETRTNEALNS, encoded by the exons ATGCTTGCATTGAGATGTTTTCCTCCTGTCATTAGAGGTCTTGAATCAGTCAAAATTTCCTGGAGTACAATAACATCAACATCAACAAGTAGCAGAAGCAGTGTAGTG GTCTGTGGTGCAAAGGGCCCCAGACCAAGATATGCTCGAGTCTGGAAAACCAACAAAAGGATTGGGACCATTTCCAAATCGGCAAAACTTGTTAAGAGT attAAGGAAGTGTCAAATGTCAAAGAGGAAGTTTATGGGGCTCTCGATTCATTTATTGCTTGGGAATTAGAATTCCCTTTAATTACAGTAAAGAAGGCAATTAAAACCCTTGAGGATCAAAAAGAATGGAAGAGAATAATTCAG ATGACAAAGTGGATGTTAAGCAAAGGTCAAGGAAGAACAATGGGAACCTATTTCAGACTCTTGAATGCTTTAGCAGAGGATGGAAGACTTGAAGAGGCGGAGGAGCTTTGGGAAAAATTATTTTCAGAGAACTTGGAAAGCACACCTCGAATGTTCTTTAACAAAATGCTTGCTATCTATTACCACAGGGGATTACATGACAAGATGTTTGAG ATATTTGCTGACATGGAGGAGCTTGGCATTCGACCAAATGTTGCAATTGTTTCGATGATGGGAAAAGTCTTTCAGCAGCTAGGTATGTTGGACaaatatgaaaaattaaacaggAAGTATCCACCACCTAAATGGCAGTACCGATATATCCGAGGAAGGCGCATCAGGGTTCAAGCAAAAGATTTTCATAAATATGATGATTATGCTGATCAAGGTTTAAGTGATGACGAGAATGTTGTCCATGGTGAAATAAACGAATCAAGTGCAGATGAACATGGTGTTGTACTAGAATCTGAGGATGTAAACGATGACTCAAGTGATATGTTAGAGGAAGCTGAAACAAGGACAAATGAAGCTTTGAATTCCTAA
- the LOC133834659 gene encoding uncharacterized protein At3g49140-like, whose product MIESAMTFRFSAAIAAAPYYRPMLSSDDVNGLVHVTSCRVSHASVFDVPWSRYRRTNSASPRKCHIIKNRIHASTKHLGPGSDPIKQNGRPQYHPFEDIAKLTPENGAGARLTSAETARTIIEVNSKATLMFSNLMNDEISESMFWPELPYVTDERGNIYFHVKEGGDTMQSLTSEDNFVQVIIGLDTMEMISEMELSGPSEIDFGIDEIEDEDSDDEDEEDEEDEETDDYDSDWVAILEDDDPDDSDEALGDWAKLETMRASHPMFFAKTLAEVVSDGSKDWMEQPPASLAIQGLIRPALIEEHSVIRKHLSNLHGNDAAPDNKDGESVEHNSEDVRINGHRHESESSKDNSTGAEESEKDDITTNGATFYKLEMIKIQLFSANGHQTVVEVEDFMEAQPDAIAHSAAKIISRLKDGGEKTTQALKSLCWRVMGIQVDEAVIIGVDSLGFDMRICSEKQVQTLRFAFDTRATSEYGAERQLNDLLFPRVQHKSQKMKQTQQNEC is encoded by the exons ATGATTGAGTCAGCCATGACCTTCCGATTCTCCGCCGCCATCGCCGCCGCACCTT ATTATCGGCCTATGTTGAGCTCCGACGATGTCAATGGACTTGTCCATGTAACCTCTTGCCGCGTTTCTCACGCCTCTGTATTCGACGTGCCGTG GAGTAGATATCGAAGAACGAACAGTGCTTCTCCTAGAAAATGCCATATTATTAAGAACAGGATTCATGCTTCAACAAAGCATTTAGGGCCAGGTTCAGATCCTATAAAGCAGAATGGGAGGCCACAATATCACCCATTTGAGGACATTGCTAAATTAACACCAGAGAATGGTGCAGGTGCTCGACTTACATCTGCAGAAACCGCCAGGACAATAATTGAG GTAAACAGCAAGGCAACACTTATGTTTTCAAATTTGATGAATGATGAAATCAGTGAGAGTATGTTCTGGCCAGAGTTGCCTTATGTAACTGATGAGCGTGGAA atatatattttcatgtaaaGGAGGGTGGAGATACTATGCAATCCCTGACCTCAGAAGATAACTTCGTG CAAGTTATTATAGGCTTGGACACTATGGAAATGATCAGTGAAATGGAATTATCAGGTCCATCAGAAATTGATTTTGGAATTGACGAGATTGAAGATGAAGATAGtgatgatgaagatgaggaggatgaggaaGATGAAGAGACTGATGATTATGATTCG GACTGGGTTGCTATTCTTGAGGATGATGATCCGGATGATTCTGATGAGGCGCTTGGAGACTGGGCAAAGTTGGAGACTATGCGTGCCTCCCACCCTATGTTTTTTGCCAAAACACTTGCAGAG GTTGTTTCAGATGGCTCCAAAGATTGGATGGAGCAGCCACCGGCTAGTCTAGCTATTCAAGGCCTTATAAGACCTGCCTTGATTGAGGAACATTCGGTCATTCGAAAACATCTATCCAACCTACATGGCAACGATGCTGCACCGGATAATAAGGATGGAGAATCTGTAGAACATAATTCAGAAGATGTTAGAATTAATGGTCATCGACATGAATCTGAATCTTCCAAGGATAATTCAACTGGGGCAGAAGAATCGGAGAAGGATGACATCACAACAAATGGGGCTACATTTTACAAGCTGGAGATGATAAAAATTCAGTTATTTTCAGCCAATGGACATCAG ACGGTTGTTGAAGTAGAAGACTTTATGGAAGCTCAGCCTGATGCGATAGCACACTCAGCCGCTAAAATTATATCTCGCCTGAAAGATGGTGGAGAAAAGACTACACAAGCCCTCAAGTCTCTATGCTGGAGAGTAATGGGTATTCAAGTGGAT GAGGCTGTGATTATTGGTGTAGATTCCCTTGGTTTTGATATGAGAATTTGCTCAGAGAAACAAGTCCAAACATTGCGGTTTGCATTTGATACTAGG GCAACTTCCGAGTACGGCGCTGAGAGGCAACTAAATGATTTATTATTTCCAAGGGTGCAACACAAGTCACAAAAGATGAAACAAACACAGCAAAATGAATGCTAA
- the LOC133834660 gene encoding protein SAR DEFICIENT 4: protein MASISMSTVSAPTFINTDSLRSLISHRSLIDHFHCSLPKASSSLCNPIRQSHDVSPTSSLLLMPSWSTSPSLPYIGVKLVTFFPDNSALNLPGVHASYVLFSSTNGQPLASMDGTELTLIRTSCVSGLASRILARSDSQVLVMIGAGAMAPHLIRSHLVARPSLKKVVIWNRTVEKARKLAEKMKESVGLDGVCFESSGCLDEVIEMGDIVSCATNSEVPLVKGQKLKPGAHLDLVGSFKHSMRECDDEAIKRGRVFVDNEAALVEAGELVGAFERGVIEKKDIGGDLVELITGEKIGRSSSEEITVFKSVGSAVVDILAAQLAYETYMQQHK from the coding sequence ATGGCTTCCATATCCATGTCGACCGTATCAGCCCCAACTTTCATCAACACTGATTCCTTGCGCTCCCTCATCTCTCATCGCAGTCTGATCGATCATTTTCATTGCTCTCTGCCCAAAGCCTCATCTTCCCTCTGTAACCCAATTCGCCAAAGCCATGACGTTTCACCCACTTCATCTCTCCTCCTCATGCCATCTTGGTCCACTTCTCCTTCTCTGCCTTACATAGGGGTCAAGCTAGTGACTTTCTTCCCAGATAACTCTGCACTGAACTTACCCGGAGTACACGCCAGTTACGTGCTCTTCAGCTCCACAAATGGGCAACCCTTGGCCTCCATGGACGGAACCGAACTAACCCTTATCAGAACTTCATGTGTTTCAGGCTTAGCTTCGAGGATTTTGGCCAGAAGCGATAGCCAAGTCCTGGTGATGATCGGTGCTGGGGCTATGGCACCACATCTGATTAGATCCCATCTCGTGGCAAGACCCAGTTTGAAGAAAGTTGTAATCTGGAACCGTACGGTGGAAAAGGCAAGAAAATTGGCCGAGAAAATGAAAGAAAGTGTGGGACTTGATGGGGTTTGTTTCGAGAGCAGTGGGTGTTTGGATGAAGTGATTGAGATGGGAGATATTGTGAGCTGCGCAACAAACTCAGAGGTTCCGCTTGTGAAGGGCCAGAAGCTGAAACCAGGGGCTCATCTTGACTTGGTTGGCTCATTCAAACACTCTATGAGGGAGTGTGATGATGAGGCTATAAAGAGAGGACGAGTCTTTGTGGACAATGAGGCTGCTTTAGTGGAGGCAGGTGAGTTGGTGGGTGCTTTTGAGAGAGGTGTGATTGAGAAAAAAGACATTGGAGGAGACTTGGTAGAACTCATAACAGGAGAGAAGATTGGGAGAAGCAGTTCTGAAGAGATTACTGTTTTTAAGTCTGTTGGATCAGCTGTGGTTGATATTCTAGCAGCTCAATTGGCTTATGAGACCTATATGCAGCAACACAAGTAG
- the LOC133834658 gene encoding uncharacterized protein LOC133834658 isoform X1, whose protein sequence is MDYVDRLFQCFKCGISPPHSAAVERKRSKRKLRHGVSNSTHPAILSPESQSQKPKKRPKIQSSIDNCGSMTGKGKQISPVVFYGSPHGVPPKRPTRWLLRLLNEIRVDLFEHSKSSSSREIWSTFPRQEEAMKFAKAHDHARVFSYQDHFNGQRRFLVSTYKEFWKRYKNMDSRFRHHYEVIQEGLPCHLYFDLEFSRKENEEKDGDEMVDLLISVIWEALRDKFSIEGSKEWIVELDSSTEGKFSRHLIIRIPKTAFKDNSHAGAFVNEICSRIFSGKEKDGRLEKLFIKKESNSADSPSQLFVDTAVYSRNRCFRLALSSKAGKNSVLLPTEHCTAKNMSEEDMFMASLICNMDVDCEKFLVCKMDHLCMKTLQFNTEVNHSMEQRYSCPQEHTLNGCGINASATFLMGKSPLPALDAFIESIATTGNLSGKIRSWYLFSEFALMVYSMSRNRYCERIGREHKSNHVMYVVDLRRGDYYQKCHDPDCRGYRSPLRPVPLDIIPDTLDHGGSEVYELGWQNDKTMAPNSTPDSWWLEAMRLADNVEKRKVLTTGGILWKAPNFLT, encoded by the exons ATGGACTACGTTGATCGGTTGTTCCAGTGCTTCAAGTGCGGCATTTCTcctcctc ATTCTGCTGCAGTAGAAAGAAAGAGAAGTAAAAGAAAATTGAGACATGGGGTTTCTAATTCTACACACCCAGCTATTCTTTCTCCAGAATCACAATCTCAAAAACCCAAGAAACGACCCAAAATACAGTCTTCCATTGACAAC TGTGGTTCGATGACAGGCAAGGGGAAGCAGATTTCACCTGTCGTATTCTATGGCTCACCACATGGTGTACCTCCAAAACGACCAACACGGTGGTTATTGCGACTGTTGAATGAAATTCGTGTGGATCTTTTTGAACACAGTAAATCGAGCTCAag TAGAGAAATATGGTCTACATTTCCGAGGCAGGAGGAAGCAATGAAGTTTGCCAAGGCCCATGACCATGCTCGTGTTTTCAGTTACCAAGATCATTTTAATGGGCAAAGAAGGTTCCTTGTTTCAACTTACAAGGAGTTCTGGAAAAG ATACAAAAATATGGATTCGAGGTTTCGTCACCATTATGAAGTGATTCAGGAG GGTCTACCATGCCACCTTTACTTTGACTTGGAGTTCAGTaggaaagaaaatgaagaaaaagacgGAGATGAAATGGTTGATCTTCTGATATCTGTAATCTGGGAAGCCTTACGTGATAAATTCTCAATTGAAGGAAGTAAAGAATGGATAGTAGAGCTTGATTCTTCTACTGAGG GTAAGTTCTCTCGGCATTTAATCATTcgcataccaaagactgcttttaaAGACAACTCACATGCCGGTGCATTTGTTAATGAG ATATGCTCACGGATATTTAGTGGAAAGGAAAAGGATGGACGACTCGAAAAATTGTTTATCAAGAAAGAGTCAAATTCTGCTGACTCTCCTAGCCAACTGTTTGTGGACACTGCAGTCTATTCCAGAAATCGTTGCTTTCGTCTAGCTCTATCATCAAAGGCTGGGAAGAACTCTGTGCTTTTACCTACAGAACATTGTACAGCTAAGAATATG AGTGAAGAGGATATGTTCATGGCATCCTTGATCTGCAATATGGATGTTGATTGTGAGAAGTTTTTGGTCTGCAAAATGGATCATCTCTGTATGAAAACCCTTCAATTTAATACGGAG GTAAATCATAGTATGGAACAACGTTACAGTTGCCCTCAAGAACACACACTGAATGGTTGTGGAATTAATGCTTCAGCAACATTCTTAATGGGAAAATCTCCGCTCCCTGCTTTGGATGCATTTATAGAATCTATTGCCACTACTGGAAACTTATCAg GCAAAATTCGTTCTTGGTACTTGTTTTCAGAGTTCGCGCTGATGGTCTACAGCATGTCAAGAAACAGATACTGTGAGCGAATTGGTAGAGAGCATAAAAGTAATCATG TGATGTACGTTGTCGACCTGAGACGAGGTGATTATTATCAGAAATGTCATGATCCTGATTGCAGAG GTTATCGTTCTCCCTTGCGTCCGGTTCCATTGGATATTATACCTGATACTTTGGATCATGGGGGTTCTGAAGTTTACGAACTGGGATGGCAGAATGATAAAACCATGGCCCCCAATTCCACCCCAGATTCATGGTGGCTTGAAGCCATGAGACTTGCAGATAATGTTGAAAAAAG GAAAGTTTTGACAACTGGTGGAATTCTGTGGAAAGCACCGAACTTTCTCACTTAA
- the LOC133834658 gene encoding uncharacterized protein LOC133834658 isoform X2, which produces MDYVDRLFQCFKCGISPPHSAAVERKRSKRKLRHGVSNSTHPAILSPESQSQKPKKRPKIQSSIDNCGSMTGKGKQISPVVFYGSPHGVPPKRPTRWLLRLLNEIRVDLFEHSKSSSREIWSTFPRQEEAMKFAKAHDHARVFSYQDHFNGQRRFLVSTYKEFWKRYKNMDSRFRHHYEVIQEGLPCHLYFDLEFSRKENEEKDGDEMVDLLISVIWEALRDKFSIEGSKEWIVELDSSTEGKFSRHLIIRIPKTAFKDNSHAGAFVNEICSRIFSGKEKDGRLEKLFIKKESNSADSPSQLFVDTAVYSRNRCFRLALSSKAGKNSVLLPTEHCTAKNMSEEDMFMASLICNMDVDCEKFLVCKMDHLCMKTLQFNTEVNHSMEQRYSCPQEHTLNGCGINASATFLMGKSPLPALDAFIESIATTGNLSGKIRSWYLFSEFALMVYSMSRNRYCERIGREHKSNHVMYVVDLRRGDYYQKCHDPDCRGYRSPLRPVPLDIIPDTLDHGGSEVYELGWQNDKTMAPNSTPDSWWLEAMRLADNVEKRKVLTTGGILWKAPNFLT; this is translated from the exons ATGGACTACGTTGATCGGTTGTTCCAGTGCTTCAAGTGCGGCATTTCTcctcctc ATTCTGCTGCAGTAGAAAGAAAGAGAAGTAAAAGAAAATTGAGACATGGGGTTTCTAATTCTACACACCCAGCTATTCTTTCTCCAGAATCACAATCTCAAAAACCCAAGAAACGACCCAAAATACAGTCTTCCATTGACAAC TGTGGTTCGATGACAGGCAAGGGGAAGCAGATTTCACCTGTCGTATTCTATGGCTCACCACATGGTGTACCTCCAAAACGACCAACACGGTGGTTATTGCGACTGTTGAATGAAATTCGTGTGGATCTTTTTGAACACAGTAAATCGAGCTCAag AGAAATATGGTCTACATTTCCGAGGCAGGAGGAAGCAATGAAGTTTGCCAAGGCCCATGACCATGCTCGTGTTTTCAGTTACCAAGATCATTTTAATGGGCAAAGAAGGTTCCTTGTTTCAACTTACAAGGAGTTCTGGAAAAG ATACAAAAATATGGATTCGAGGTTTCGTCACCATTATGAAGTGATTCAGGAG GGTCTACCATGCCACCTTTACTTTGACTTGGAGTTCAGTaggaaagaaaatgaagaaaaagacgGAGATGAAATGGTTGATCTTCTGATATCTGTAATCTGGGAAGCCTTACGTGATAAATTCTCAATTGAAGGAAGTAAAGAATGGATAGTAGAGCTTGATTCTTCTACTGAGG GTAAGTTCTCTCGGCATTTAATCATTcgcataccaaagactgcttttaaAGACAACTCACATGCCGGTGCATTTGTTAATGAG ATATGCTCACGGATATTTAGTGGAAAGGAAAAGGATGGACGACTCGAAAAATTGTTTATCAAGAAAGAGTCAAATTCTGCTGACTCTCCTAGCCAACTGTTTGTGGACACTGCAGTCTATTCCAGAAATCGTTGCTTTCGTCTAGCTCTATCATCAAAGGCTGGGAAGAACTCTGTGCTTTTACCTACAGAACATTGTACAGCTAAGAATATG AGTGAAGAGGATATGTTCATGGCATCCTTGATCTGCAATATGGATGTTGATTGTGAGAAGTTTTTGGTCTGCAAAATGGATCATCTCTGTATGAAAACCCTTCAATTTAATACGGAG GTAAATCATAGTATGGAACAACGTTACAGTTGCCCTCAAGAACACACACTGAATGGTTGTGGAATTAATGCTTCAGCAACATTCTTAATGGGAAAATCTCCGCTCCCTGCTTTGGATGCATTTATAGAATCTATTGCCACTACTGGAAACTTATCAg GCAAAATTCGTTCTTGGTACTTGTTTTCAGAGTTCGCGCTGATGGTCTACAGCATGTCAAGAAACAGATACTGTGAGCGAATTGGTAGAGAGCATAAAAGTAATCATG TGATGTACGTTGTCGACCTGAGACGAGGTGATTATTATCAGAAATGTCATGATCCTGATTGCAGAG GTTATCGTTCTCCCTTGCGTCCGGTTCCATTGGATATTATACCTGATACTTTGGATCATGGGGGTTCTGAAGTTTACGAACTGGGATGGCAGAATGATAAAACCATGGCCCCCAATTCCACCCCAGATTCATGGTGGCTTGAAGCCATGAGACTTGCAGATAATGTTGAAAAAAG GAAAGTTTTGACAACTGGTGGAATTCTGTGGAAAGCACCGAACTTTCTCACTTAA